A region of Arabidopsis thaliana chromosome 5, partial sequence DNA encodes the following proteins:
- a CDS encoding Mto 1 responding down protein (BEST Arabidopsis thaliana protein match is: mto 1 responding down 1 (TAIR:AT1G53480.1); Has 7 Blast hits to 7 proteins in 1 species: Archae - 0; Bacteria - 0; Metazoa - 0; Fungi - 0; Plants - 7; Viruses - 0; Other Eukaryotes - 0 (source: NCBI BLink).) has protein sequence MKTTNKYGGSLVDLQWGTLALDDCSRSDGFLLQPLHGGTSPPMSLLGGGGSVLRRYRGRWIVVFELGCEDLTDPGQIYMFQGLLAMLPPTTPNGKII, from the exons ATGAAGACGACGAACAAGT ATGGAGGTTCGTTGGTGGATCTACAATGGGGAACATTGGCTCTCGACGACTGCAGCAGATCTGATGGTTTCCTTCTTCAGCCCCTTCACGGAGGTACCTCTCCTCCGATGAGCCTccttggtggtggtggttcaGTGTTAAGAAGGTACAGAGGGAGGTGGATCGTGGTTTTCGAGCTTGGCTGTGAAGATCTTACCGATCCTGGGCAGATTTACATGTTTCAAGGCCTTCTAGCTATGCTGCCGCCAACGACTCCTaatggaaaaataatttga
- a CDS encoding F-box/RNI-like superfamily protein: MKRAGGGVDFISSLPDEILHHILANTPTKLAIRTSVLSKRWKHVWYETPSISIVCNRVDPDSLNKTLSSYSTPKIKSFDVTISRDVTVPEIDTWINLALSRKAENVSLRFTSHYRFRDTFFINSSLKQLSLTLVYCILNPKCVVSWSSLRNLSLNRCKVSDDSIAKILTGCSLLESLTLNLCDRLNDLDLSKSLSLRRLEILGDRWTPERIVAPHIRYLRLENYQRPSTLVDVSSLTEANLGLSKHVLDYFTCEMETESLQYMVRQTVVKLQNIKKLTIGGIFLQILSLAELCGVTLPVFQNSISKL; the protein is encoded by the exons ATGAAACGAGCCGGCGGCGGTGTCGACTTCATCAGCTCTCTACCCGACGAAATCCTCCACCATATCCTCGCCAATACACCTACCAAGCTCGCGATCAGAACCTCCGTCTTATCCAAACGATGGAAGCATGTATGGTACGAGACACCTTCTATCTCAATTGTTTGCAATAGAGTAGATCCTGATTCGCTAAACAAAACCCTAAGTAGCTACTCGACTCCCAAAATCAAGAGTTTCGATGTTACTATAAGCAGAGATGTCACCGTACCTGAGATTGATACCTGGATTAATCTCGCTCTGTCACGCAAGGCTGAGAATGTATCTCTCAGATTCACATCTCATTATAGATTCCGAGATACATTCTTCATCAATTCCTCTCTGAAGCAGCTTAGTTTGACTTTGGTTTATTGCATTCTGAATCCCAAGTGCGTTGTCTCTTGGTCATCGTTAAGGAACTTGTCGTTGAATCGTTGCAAGGTGTCTGATGATTCAATTGCCAAAATTCTCACTGGTTGTTCATTGCTCGAAAGCTTGACATTGAATCTCTGTGATAGACTCAATGATCTTGATCTGAGCAAGTCACTAAGTTTGAGAAGACTGGAGATACTTGGAGACCGTTGGACACCAGAGAGGATTGTAGCGCCACACATTCGTTATTTGAGATTGGAAAACTATCAGCGACCATCTACTTTAGTGGATGTCTCATCTTTAACCGAAGCTAATCTCGGTCTTTCAAAACATGTACTTGACTATTTCACATGTGAAATGGAGACTGAATCGCTTCAATACATGGTGCGACAGACGGTGGTTAAGTTGCAAAACATAAAGAAGCTTACTATTGGGGGAATTTTTCTTCAG ATTCTATCTCTTGCCGAGCTCTGTGGTGTTACTCTTCCAGTCTTCCAGAATTCAATATCGAAGCTTTGA